The segment ACCAGTTGTCCATCGGCTTCGTCTCGTCCGTTCCGATCCGGTGGATCGCCCGCGCGAGGAACGGTTCGTCCCGCTCTGTGTCCCACATCGTCACCGCCCGGACGGTGTTGGTCGCCTCGGGGTAGATCGACTCGGCGTACTCGGCCTGTCGGGTGAAGTCGGTGACGACGTAGTCCTCGAGGTCAGCGAGGCGCTCGCGCAGGTCGGCCCGAGAGACGGGCTCGCCGTCGAGCCGGTAGCCCTCGTCAGTTCGGGTACACAGCAGGACGTTGTGGCCGCCGCCGCCGATCACCCACTTCATCACGACCGTTTCGCCCGCGTCGAGGTCCTCGACCCACTCGATGGCGGGTCGGGTCGGTCCGCGGTCTCCCTCCGAGGAGATCGAGCGGAACGTGCCGTCGGTGATGATCCCGTGAAGCTCGGGTAAGCGATCGGAGAAGCGGCTCAGGACGCCGTAGAGCATGAGCTTGTTGTCGAGCGCGTAGCCGAACCGACCGTTGATCCCCTGCGTCTTCACGAAGCGCTCGTAGTCGGTGAGGTAGTCCCGCGAGTCGTAGCGATCGAAGTCGTAGAGCACCGCTGCATGGCTCAGGAACCCTCGTCGCCAGTAGTCGATCCGCTCCGTGGGCGAGAGCGAGGTGTACTCCCAGGAGCGTCGTTCCTCCTCGGCCAGCGTCCGTAGCTGTCGTATTCCGTGATAGATCTCCTTCGGTGTCAGGTTCACGTTCATGTCTCGTTACCTGATGTGTTATGTGTTGTTGCCCGTTCTCGCCCCCGTCGGTTCACCCACCCGACGGCTCCGAACTCCGATATTCTCTTAACGACCGGTGGGCTAGCGAACGTATGACTGTCGAGGCGACAAGCGCCGGCGCGATCCTCTTTCGGGATACGCGTGGTCGGCGCGAGTATCTCCTCCTCAAGAGTCGCCCGGGGGACTGGGAGTTCCCCAAGGGCGGCGTCGAGGACGGAGAGGAACTCCAGCAGACCGCGATTCGCGAGGTGAAGGAGGAGGCCGGCATCGAGGACTTCCGTCTGATCGACGGCTTCCGGGACGAGTACAACTACGTCTTCCAGGCCGACGGCCAGACGATCCACAAGACCGTTCACCTGTTCATCGCCGAGTCGTTCGAGGCGAGCGCCGAGCTCTCGACCGAGCATCGCGACCTCCAGTGGCGCGACTACGAGCAGGCGATCAACACCATCACGCAGGACGGTCCCCGGGAGATCCTCGAAGACGCCGAGGAGTTCCTCGACGAGAACGGCTACTGAGCCGGTCCGTCGGGCTCATCGGAACCGGTCCCTGGATCCGAAGCGACCTTCGATCGCGGGACGAGGACTGAAACGTCCGGACGTCGTACCGACTGGTATGACGTCTCCTCGGCGGTCGATCCGATGACCGCCCGCACCGATTCCGGAACGACTCTCGCGGCGATCACGAACCGAGCCCGCGGCTTCTGGACGTACTACCGGCGGTACACGAACACCGCGATCCACGCGGCGGCCACGGCGGCGCTGACGGCGTTCGGCCTGTTGATCTTCATCGACCCCTCGTTCGCGTGGCTGGCGATCGCCTCCTACCTCCTGCCGCCGGTGGTGCTCTACGCCATCGGGAGCGACGCCGGGTCCGACCGGTCCGCCGACGTCGAGCCGACCGACGGACCCGTCCGGACCCGAGACGATCGAACGACCCTCGTCGACGGCGGCCCGGACTCCGGCGCCGGC is part of the Halalkalicoccus sp. CG83 genome and harbors:
- a CDS encoding sugar-transfer associated ATP-grasp domain-containing protein; the protein is MNLTPKEIYHGIRQLRTLAEEERRSWEYTSLSPTERIDYWRRGFLSHAAVLYDFDRYDSRDYLTDYERFVKTQGINGRFGYALDNKLMLYGVLSRFSDRLPELHGIITDGTFRSISSEGDRGPTRPAIEWVEDLDAGETVVMKWVIGGGGHNVLLCTRTDEGYRLDGEPVSRADLRERLADLEDYVVTDFTRQAEYAESIYPEATNTVRAVTMWDTERDEPFLARAIHRIGTDETKPMDNWSQGGLSALVDEQGRIGEAVIYPFDGELTWRETHPDTGARIEGVEIPGWGRVLEGLLEVADSVPYLPYAGWDLVVTNEGEFEIIEANNYPGVKSLQVHGPLCVDERVERFYREHDVR
- a CDS encoding bis(5'-nucleosyl)-tetraphosphatase, with the protein product MTVEATSAGAILFRDTRGRREYLLLKSRPGDWEFPKGGVEDGEELQQTAIREVKEEAGIEDFRLIDGFRDEYNYVFQADGQTIHKTVHLFIAESFEASAELSTEHRDLQWRDYEQAINTITQDGPREILEDAEEFLDENGY